A stretch of Pseudomonas sp. LRP2-20 DNA encodes these proteins:
- a CDS encoding MFS transporter, with product MKPTASPQPRRAAAAAFIGTMIEWYDFYIYATAAALVFGALFFPSDDSLFSTMAAFGTFAVGFFARPLGGIVFGHVGDRIGRKKSLVITLLMMGIVTVCIGLLPTYAQIGTAAPVLLIILRVIQGIAVGGEWGGAVLMAGEHAPKGRRNFFASFAQLGSPAGLILSLLAFGAVTRLPEAELMSWGWRVPFLASALLLLVGLAIRLGVNESPEFIASREQAVKAQRKEQAPVLEVLRTAWRPLLLCIGANTLGIAGVYFTNTFMISYTTQQLHLERSLILECLFFVAVIQFCVQPLAAWLSEKLGATRFLALVALLAMASPYPMFVLVSSGEGPLIVLGIALAAACMASFYAVIAGYVSGMFETRVRYTAISLAYQVCGAIAGGLTPLIGTWLAHTFTGQWWPMAVFYTLIATLSLVCVLALARQYARSQRLELA from the coding sequence ATGAAGCCCACCGCTTCGCCCCAGCCGCGCCGTGCCGCCGCCGCCGCGTTCATCGGCACCATGATCGAGTGGTACGACTTCTACATTTACGCCACCGCCGCCGCCTTGGTGTTCGGTGCCTTGTTCTTCCCCTCCGACGACAGCCTGTTCAGCACCATGGCCGCGTTCGGCACCTTCGCCGTGGGCTTCTTCGCCCGGCCCCTGGGCGGCATCGTGTTCGGCCACGTGGGCGACCGCATCGGCCGCAAGAAGTCGCTGGTCATCACCCTGTTGATGATGGGCATCGTCACCGTGTGCATCGGCCTGTTGCCGACCTACGCCCAGATCGGCACTGCCGCACCGGTGCTGTTGATCATCCTGCGGGTGATCCAGGGTATTGCCGTGGGCGGCGAGTGGGGCGGTGCGGTGCTGATGGCTGGCGAACATGCGCCCAAGGGCCGGCGCAATTTCTTTGCCTCGTTCGCCCAGCTGGGCAGCCCGGCTGGCCTGATCCTGTCGCTGCTGGCCTTTGGTGCTGTCACTCGCCTGCCAGAAGCAGAGCTGATGAGCTGGGGCTGGCGCGTGCCGTTCCTGGCCAGCGCCCTGTTGTTGCTGGTGGGCCTGGCGATCCGCCTGGGGGTCAACGAGTCGCCCGAGTTCATTGCCAGCCGCGAGCAGGCGGTCAAGGCCCAGCGCAAGGAACAGGCGCCGGTACTGGAAGTGCTGCGCACCGCCTGGCGCCCATTGCTGCTGTGCATCGGCGCCAACACCCTGGGTATCGCCGGGGTCTATTTCACCAACACCTTCATGATCAGCTACACCACCCAGCAACTGCACCTGGAGCGCTCGCTGATCCTCGAATGCCTGTTCTTCGTGGCGGTCATCCAGTTCTGCGTGCAGCCGCTGGCCGCCTGGCTTTCTGAAAAGCTCGGCGCCACCCGCTTCCTGGCCCTGGTCGCGTTGCTGGCGATGGCCTCGCCGTACCCGATGTTCGTGCTGGTCAGCTCCGGCGAAGGCCCGCTGATCGTGCTCGGCATCGCCCTGGCGGCAGCGTGCATGGCGTCGTTCTACGCGGTGATCGCGGGCTATGTCAGCGGCATGTTCGAAACCCGTGTGCGCTACACCGCGATTTCCCTGGCTTACCAGGTGTGCGGCGCCATCGCGGGCGGCCTGACCCCGCTGATCGGTACCTGGCTGGCCCACACCTTCACTGGCCAATGGTGGCCGATGGCAGTTTTCTACACCCTGATCGCCACCCTTTCGCTGGTTTGCGTGCTCGCCCTGGCGCGCCAGTACGCCCGCAGCCAGCGCCTGGAACTGGCCTGA
- a CDS encoding LysR family transcriptional regulator, translating to MSDRLLNDRLDWNLLRTFRVIGQELSISRAAARLHLTQPAVSQALKRLEEQLGRQLIARRGPRFVLTDMGEQLFQLAGEVYGQMSQIGGLLEQPADELVGKVRLLMISRIVSERFDDLLADFHRQHPRVDLEIDVMRSSDIVAALQEKTATAGLSLNRRPQPRLEQRLYLRQRYAFFCGKHHALFGQAEGDLQRENFVSFTSDQIGGMLSPLTIFRDQQGFAGRIVASSPSLEEVRRLVIAGFGIGCLPEHVVAPDVAAGLLWKLPPEEGIADVDIHLLWNREQRLSRAEEVFIEALQQSLV from the coding sequence ATGTCCGACCGCCTGCTCAACGACCGCCTCGACTGGAACCTGCTGCGCACCTTCCGGGTGATCGGCCAGGAGTTGTCCATCAGCCGCGCCGCCGCGCGCCTGCACCTGACCCAACCGGCCGTGAGCCAGGCGCTCAAGCGCCTGGAGGAGCAGCTCGGCCGCCAGCTGATCGCCCGCCGCGGGCCGCGCTTCGTGCTCACCGACATGGGCGAGCAGCTGTTCCAGCTGGCCGGAGAGGTGTATGGGCAGATGTCACAGATCGGCGGCCTGCTGGAGCAGCCGGCGGATGAACTGGTAGGCAAGGTGCGCTTGCTGATGATCAGCCGCATCGTCAGCGAGCGGTTCGATGACCTGCTGGCGGACTTCCATCGCCAACACCCACGGGTGGACCTGGAAATCGACGTGATGCGCAGCTCAGATATCGTGGCCGCCTTGCAGGAAAAGACCGCCACGGCAGGCCTGAGCCTCAACCGCAGGCCCCAACCACGGCTAGAGCAGCGCCTGTACCTGCGCCAGCGCTATGCGTTTTTCTGCGGCAAGCACCATGCCCTGTTCGGACAGGCAGAGGGTGATCTGCAGCGGGAGAATTTCGTCAGCTTCACCAGCGACCAGATTGGCGGCATGCTGTCGCCGCTGACCATCTTCCGCGACCAGCAGGGATTTGCCGGGCGGATCGTGGCGTCATCGCCGAGCCTTGAAGAGGTACGCCGGCTGGTGATTGCCGGGTTCGGCATCGGCTGCCTGCCCGAGCATGTGGTGGCACCGGATGTGGCGGCGGGGCTGCTGTGGAAGCTGCCGCCTGAGGAAGGGATCGCCGATGTGGACATTCACCTGTTGTGGAACAGGGAACAGCGGTTGAGCCGGGCTGAGGAGGTGTTTATCGAGGCGCTGCAGCAGAGCCTTGTCTAA
- a CDS encoding type II toxin-antitoxin system RelE family toxin, with protein sequence MKRAYRYLWTTYELEFLPTALKEWGKIGHTVRERIKKKLGDLQSPKVQADALSDMPNHYKIKRKASGYRLVYRVEEERIVVVVVSVGKRERGEVYRAAQRR encoded by the coding sequence GTGAAAAGGGCGTACCGGTATCTCTGGACGACCTATGAACTCGAGTTCCTGCCGACCGCGCTGAAAGAGTGGGGCAAGATCGGCCACACCGTGCGTGAGCGGATCAAGAAGAAACTTGGCGACTTGCAGTCACCCAAGGTTCAAGCCGATGCGCTGAGCGACATGCCGAACCATTACAAGATCAAGCGCAAGGCGTCAGGGTATCGCCTGGTCTATCGCGTCGAGGAAGAGCGCATCGTTGTAGTGGTGGTATCAGTGGGCAAGCGAGAGCGCGGTGAGGTCTATCGTGCGGCGCAAAGGCGTTAG
- a CDS encoding WYL domain-containing protein yields MPSHPTRHTIARQWQLLKLLPDRHPGMSSTQLQAALASAGHKTSKRTVERDLNELATLFPLHCNSKGMPYGWYWQPGLSLDAAQQLQPDVLTPSQQIELHAWVDDSLARRLEHQPLSEDMRLAPHDNGGAMLAATVEDSRALMGWLLSQAGSIRVKAPETLRMSMVEQLRQSLALNDDGY; encoded by the coding sequence GTGCCCAGCCACCCGACCCGCCACACCATCGCCCGACAATGGCAGCTCCTGAAACTGCTGCCCGACCGCCACCCCGGGATGAGCTCCACACAGTTGCAGGCCGCACTCGCCAGCGCCGGCCACAAGACCAGCAAGCGCACCGTCGAGCGCGACCTCAATGAGTTGGCAACGCTGTTCCCGCTGCACTGCAACAGCAAAGGCATGCCCTATGGCTGGTACTGGCAGCCGGGCCTGAGCCTGGATGCGGCCCAGCAGTTGCAACCTGATGTACTCACCCCTTCACAGCAGATCGAACTGCACGCCTGGGTCGACGATAGCCTCGCCCGGCGCCTGGAACACCAGCCGCTGTCCGAAGACATGCGCCTGGCCCCCCACGACAATGGCGGGGCGATGCTCGCCGCTACGGTCGAAGACAGCCGTGCACTGATGGGCTGGCTGCTGTCCCAGGCTGGCTCGATCCGAGTCAAGGCGCCAGAAACGCTGCGCATGTCGATGGTCGAACAGCTGCGCCAGAGCCTGGCCCTGAACGACGACGGTTATTGA
- a CDS encoding AraC family transcriptional regulator, with translation MRDSDSVAVYFLNAMLHALREQPEVLKARLRGVGIDPAVLGQPQARVPAKAFARLWLELIELLDDEFFRLDSHGMPLGSFALICRGLIQEPNLEKALRQCMSSFALFLRDLRGSLTLRGGRAVISVQSTIADPLTRVYAEETYLVLMIGLLCWLAGRRIAIDRTELAVARPAQDDDPLLWGPDLRLGSGRTEVEFDSAWLRLPVVQDLAGLKTFLRSAPQGLVIRFRNQNGLVAEVYRHLRARRYGQWPTLAAMAGQQGVSASTFRRQLEREGRSYQQIKDEVRRAMAFERLREGTLSIAEIAEQAGFQEPSAFHRAFKKWTGQSPGSYRARLAGR, from the coding sequence ATGCGCGATAGCGATTCGGTCGCGGTGTACTTTCTTAATGCCATGCTGCATGCCTTGCGCGAGCAGCCCGAGGTGCTCAAGGCACGGCTGCGTGGGGTGGGCATCGACCCGGCCGTGCTCGGCCAGCCCCAGGCACGGGTGCCGGCCAAGGCCTTTGCCCGCTTGTGGCTGGAGCTGATCGAACTGCTGGACGACGAGTTCTTTCGCCTCGACAGCCATGGCATGCCGCTGGGCAGCTTTGCGCTGATCTGCCGTGGCTTGATCCAGGAACCGAACCTGGAAAAGGCCCTGCGCCAGTGCATGAGCAGTTTCGCCCTGTTTCTACGCGACCTGCGAGGCAGCCTCACCCTGCGTGGTGGGCGTGCGGTAATCAGCGTGCAGTCGACGATCGCCGACCCGCTGACCCGGGTGTACGCCGAGGAAACCTACCTGGTGCTGATGATCGGCCTGCTGTGCTGGCTGGCAGGGCGGCGCATCGCCATCGACCGCACGGAACTGGCGGTGGCGCGCCCGGCCCAGGATGACGACCCGCTGCTGTGGGGGCCGGACCTGCGCCTGGGCAGCGGGCGCACCGAGGTCGAGTTCGACAGTGCCTGGTTGCGCTTGCCGGTGGTGCAGGACCTGGCGGGCCTGAAGACCTTCCTGCGCAGCGCGCCGCAGGGCCTGGTGATCCGCTTTCGCAATCAGAATGGCCTGGTTGCCGAGGTCTATCGCCATTTGCGCGCACGCCGCTATGGGCAATGGCCGACCCTGGCGGCCATGGCCGGGCAGCAAGGGGTCAGCGCCAGCACCTTTCGCCGCCAGCTGGAGCGCGAAGGGCGTTCGTATCAGCAGATCAAGGATGAAGTACGCCGGGCAATGGCCTTCGAGCGCTTGCGCGAAGGCACGCTGAGCATCGCCGAGATTGCCGAGCAGGCCGGCTTCCAGGAGCCCAGTGCCTTTCACCGGGCGTTCAAGAAGTGGACCGGGCAGAGCCCAGGCAGTTATCGGGCCAGGCTGGCCGGGCGTTAG
- a CDS encoding acetyl-CoA C-acyltransferase family protein, which translates to MSSAEIYIVSAVRTAIGGFGGALKDLPLADLATAVTRAAIERSGVAAEQIGHVVMANVIPTEARDAYLSRVAAMNAGIPKETPAFNVNRLCGSGLQAIVSAAQCLLLGDADVALAAGAESMSRGPYLLPQARWGARMGDLQGIDYTVGVLHDPFEHFHMGITAENVAAKQGISREMQDELALTSQRRAARAQAEGRFDSQIVPLELKTRKGTVQFAVDEHVRADVTAEQLAGMKTVFKKDGTVTAGNASGINDGAAGLVLATGDAVRRLGLKPLARLVAYAHAGVEPELMGLGPIPATRKVLEKAGLSVSDLDVIESNEAFAAQACAVARELGFDPEKVNPNGSGISLGHPVGATGAIIATKAIHELQRIQGRYALATMCIGGGQGIAVVFERV; encoded by the coding sequence ATGAGCAGCGCAGAAATCTACATCGTCAGTGCCGTCCGTACCGCCATCGGTGGTTTCGGTGGGGCCCTCAAGGACCTGCCCCTGGCCGACCTGGCCACCGCCGTGACCCGCGCTGCCATCGAGCGTTCGGGCGTGGCCGCCGAGCAGATCGGCCATGTGGTAATGGCCAACGTCATCCCTACCGAAGCACGCGACGCCTACCTGTCGCGAGTGGCGGCAATGAATGCCGGCATCCCCAAGGAAACCCCCGCCTTCAACGTCAACCGCCTGTGCGGTTCGGGCCTGCAGGCCATCGTCTCGGCCGCCCAGTGCCTGCTGCTGGGTGACGCCGATGTGGCCCTGGCCGCCGGTGCCGAATCCATGAGCCGTGGCCCGTACCTGCTGCCGCAGGCTCGCTGGGGTGCACGCATGGGGGACCTGCAGGGCATCGACTACACCGTTGGCGTCTTGCACGACCCGTTCGAACACTTCCACATGGGCATCACCGCGGAAAACGTCGCCGCCAAGCAGGGCATCAGCCGCGAGATGCAGGACGAACTGGCCCTGACCAGCCAGCGCCGCGCCGCCCGCGCCCAGGCCGAAGGCCGCTTCGACAGCCAGATCGTGCCGCTGGAGCTGAAAACCCGTAAAGGCACCGTGCAGTTCGCCGTCGACGAACATGTGCGCGCCGATGTGACGGCCGAGCAACTGGCCGGCATGAAGACCGTGTTCAAGAAGGACGGCACCGTCACCGCCGGCAACGCCAGCGGCATCAACGATGGCGCCGCCGGCCTGGTACTGGCCACCGGTGACGCCGTGCGCCGCCTGGGCCTGAAGCCGCTGGCGCGCCTGGTGGCCTACGCCCACGCCGGCGTCGAGCCAGAACTGATGGGCCTGGGCCCGATCCCGGCAACCCGCAAGGTGCTGGAAAAGGCCGGCCTGAGTGTCAGCGACCTGGACGTGATCGAGTCCAACGAAGCTTTCGCCGCCCAGGCCTGCGCCGTGGCCCGCGAGCTCGGCTTCGACCCGGAGAAGGTCAACCCGAACGGCTCGGGTATCTCCCTCGGCCACCCGGTCGGTGCCACCGGGGCGATCATCGCCACCAAGGCCATCCACGAACTGCAGCGCATCCAGGGCCGCTACGCACTGGCAACCATGTGCATCGGCGGCGGCCAGGGCATCGCCGTGGTCTTCGAGCGCGTCTGA
- a CDS encoding 3-hydroxybutyryl-CoA dehydrogenase produces the protein MTIEQIAVIGAGTMGNGIAQVCAVAGYQVLLVDVSDAALERGMATLSKNLERQVSKGTLDAERAEAAKARIRTSTDYAQLSSAQLVIEAATENLQLKQRILQQVAANVAADCLIATNTSSLSVTQLAASIEHPQRFIGVHFFNPVPMMALVEIIRGLQTSDSTYAQALVVTEKLGKTPITAGNRPGFVVNRILVPMINEAIFVRQEGLASAEDIDTGMRLGCNQPIGPLALADLIGLDTLLAIMEAFHEGFNDSKYRPAPLLKEMVAAGWLGRKSGRGFFTY, from the coding sequence ATGACGATTGAACAGATTGCCGTGATCGGCGCCGGCACCATGGGCAACGGTATCGCCCAGGTGTGCGCGGTGGCCGGCTACCAGGTACTGCTGGTGGACGTTTCCGACGCCGCGCTGGAGCGTGGCATGGCCACCTTGAGCAAGAACCTGGAGCGCCAAGTGAGCAAGGGTACGCTCGACGCCGAGCGCGCCGAGGCTGCGAAAGCCCGCATCCGCACCAGCACCGACTATGCCCAGCTGAGCAGTGCGCAGCTGGTGATCGAGGCGGCCACCGAGAACCTGCAGCTCAAGCAGCGCATCCTTCAGCAGGTGGCGGCCAACGTGGCGGCCGACTGCCTGATCGCCACCAACACCTCATCGCTGTCGGTGACCCAGCTGGCCGCCAGCATCGAGCACCCACAGCGCTTCATCGGTGTGCACTTCTTCAACCCGGTGCCGATGATGGCCCTGGTCGAGATCATCCGCGGCCTGCAGACCAGCGACAGCACCTATGCCCAGGCGCTGGTGGTAACCGAGAAGCTGGGCAAGACGCCGATCACCGCCGGCAACCGCCCGGGCTTCGTGGTCAACCGCATCCTGGTGCCGATGATCAACGAAGCCATCTTCGTGCGCCAGGAAGGCCTGGCCAGTGCCGAGGACATCGACACCGGCATGCGCCTGGGCTGCAACCAGCCGATCGGCCCGCTGGCCCTGGCCGACCTGATCGGCCTGGATACCCTGCTGGCGATCATGGAGGCCTTCCACGAAGGTTTCAACGACAGCAAGTACCGCCCTGCCCCGCTGCTCAAGGAAATGGTCGCGGCCGGATGGCTGGGCCGCAAGAGCGGCCGCGGCTTCTTCACCTACTGA
- a CDS encoding TetR/AcrR family transcriptional regulator, whose amino-acid sequence MPPVNAAMRCANFEERRDRAMALFAEKGFGQVSMRELAAHVGLTAGSLYHHFPSKQDLLFDLIEELYEELQATLEQGRRAMARGASAMACLIAAHWQLHAERPLQFRLAERDLCCLSEEQQARLGVLRKRYEAGLLRLIAPRATLQGEALAATAHVVATLLNQLPGMLKGLPEQQGLGLMESLLAGGIERTLR is encoded by the coding sequence ATGCCCCCGGTCAATGCCGCCATGCGCTGTGCCAACTTCGAAGAGCGACGCGACCGGGCCATGGCACTGTTCGCCGAAAAGGGCTTTGGCCAGGTCAGCATGCGCGAGCTGGCAGCCCACGTCGGCCTGACTGCCGGCTCGCTGTATCACCATTTTCCCAGCAAGCAGGATCTGCTGTTCGACCTGATCGAGGAGTTGTACGAGGAGCTGCAGGCGACCCTCGAACAGGGACGCCGCGCCATGGCCCGAGGGGCTTCGGCAATGGCTTGCCTGATTGCTGCGCACTGGCAGTTGCATGCCGAGCGGCCCCTGCAGTTTCGTTTGGCCGAACGCGACTTGTGCTGCCTGAGCGAGGAACAGCAGGCGCGCCTGGGGGTGTTGCGCAAGCGCTACGAAGCCGGGTTGCTGCGCCTGATTGCGCCACGGGCGACGTTGCAGGGCGAAGCTTTGGCGGCGACGGCGCATGTCGTGGCGACCTTGCTCAACCAGTTGCCGGGGATGCTCAAGGGATTACCTGAGCAACAAGGGCTCGGGTTGATGGAGAGCCTGTTGGCTGGCGGGATCGAGCGGACCCTGCGCTAG
- a CDS encoding response regulator — MSEDAQDVVLVVEDEPAIRMILRDYLAGEGYHVLVAEDGEQAFAILASKPHLDLMVTDFRLPGGISGVEIAEPAVKLRPDLKVIFISGYPAEILESGSPIARKAPILAKPFDLDTLHEQIQALLR, encoded by the coding sequence ATGAGTGAAGATGCACAAGATGTGGTACTGGTAGTCGAGGATGAACCAGCGATTCGGATGATCCTGCGCGATTACCTGGCGGGTGAGGGCTACCACGTGCTGGTGGCCGAAGACGGTGAGCAGGCGTTTGCCATTCTGGCGAGCAAGCCGCACCTGGACCTGATGGTGACCGACTTCCGCTTGCCGGGTGGCATTTCCGGGGTGGAGATCGCCGAACCTGCGGTGAAGCTGCGGCCGGACCTCAAGGTGATCTTCATCAGCGGTTACCCGGCGGAGATCCTCGAGTCGGGCAGCCCGATCGCCCGCAAGGCGCCGATTCTGGCCAAGCCGTTCGACCTCGACACCCTGCACGAGCAGATCCAGGCCCTGCTGCGTTAG
- a CDS encoding hybrid sensor histidine kinase/response regulator has product MLSHTTAKLLIVDDLPENLLALAALIQGEDREVHQAQSAEAALSLLLEHEFALAILDVQMPGMNGFELAELMRGTEKTRNIPIVFVTAAGREMNYAFKGYESGAVDFLHKPLDTLAVKSKVSVFVDLYRQRKVLDRQLQALECSRQEQEQLLAQLQVARGELEHAVRMRDDFMSIVAHEVRTPLNGLILEAQLRKMHLARGNLDAFSPDKLQAMVERDERQINSLIRLIEDMLDVSRIRTGKLSLRPRPFDLSQLVRGLVENFAAQATALETHIELQRCEPLQGEWDEFRIEQVLANLLSNALRYGERQPVQVRVFEQDGMAWVQVQDHGIGISAVHQQRIFQQFERVATQQASAGLGLGLYISEQIVHAHGGRIQVQSEEGKGATFSLLLPLAGATEQNDQLRATSA; this is encoded by the coding sequence ATGCTAAGCCACACCACTGCCAAACTGCTGATCGTCGACGACCTGCCGGAAAACCTGCTGGCCCTGGCCGCCCTGATCCAGGGCGAGGACCGCGAGGTGCATCAGGCGCAATCGGCGGAAGCGGCCCTGTCGCTGTTGCTCGAGCACGAGTTCGCCCTGGCCATTCTCGACGTGCAGATGCCGGGCATGAACGGCTTCGAGCTGGCCGAGCTGATGCGCGGCACGGAAAAGACCCGCAACATCCCGATTGTCTTCGTCACCGCGGCCGGGCGTGAAATGAACTACGCCTTCAAGGGCTACGAGAGCGGCGCCGTGGACTTTCTGCACAAGCCGCTCGACACCCTGGCGGTGAAGAGCAAGGTGTCGGTGTTCGTCGACCTGTACCGCCAGCGCAAGGTGCTCGACCGGCAGTTGCAGGCGCTCGAGTGCAGCCGCCAGGAACAGGAGCAGCTGCTGGCCCAGTTGCAGGTGGCGCGTGGCGAGCTGGAGCATGCGGTGCGCATGCGCGACGACTTCATGTCGATCGTTGCCCACGAGGTGCGCACGCCGCTCAACGGCCTGATCCTGGAAGCCCAGTTGCGCAAGATGCACCTGGCGCGCGGCAACCTCGACGCCTTCAGCCCCGACAAGCTGCAGGCCATGGTCGAGCGTGACGAGCGGCAGATCAATAGCTTGATCCGCCTGATCGAGGACATGCTCGACGTGTCGCGCATTCGCACCGGCAAATTGTCGCTGCGGCCCAGGCCGTTCGACCTGAGCCAGCTGGTTCGCGGCCTGGTGGAAAACTTCGCGGCCCAGGCCACGGCGTTGGAGACGCACATCGAGTTGCAGCGTTGCGAACCGTTGCAGGGCGAGTGGGACGAGTTTCGCATTGAGCAAGTGCTGGCCAATCTGTTGTCCAATGCCTTGCGCTATGGCGAACGTCAGCCGGTGCAGGTGCGGGTGTTCGAGCAGGACGGCATGGCCTGGGTGCAGGTGCAGGACCATGGGATCGGCATCAGCGCCGTGCACCAGCAACGGATCTTCCAGCAGTTCGAGCGCGTGGCCACCCAGCAGGCCAGCGCTGGGTTGGGGCTGGGGTTGTATATTTCCGAGCAGATCGTCCACGCCCATGGCGGACGCATTCAGGTGCAAAGCGAGGAGGGCAAAGGTGCCACGTTCAGCTTGCTGTTGCCGCTGGCGGGTGCAACCGAACAAAACGACCAGCTGCGGGCAACCTCCGCATAA
- a CDS encoding chemotaxis protein CheB has translation MNGVDAVVIGASAGGVTALFTVLGALPASFAIPVLCVLHLPDDRHSQLAEVLQRRLQRPVRQACDKEAIAPGQIYVAGPGYHLSVEADFSLSLSQEEPVHFSRPAIDFLFTSAADAFGPGLLGVLLTGANEDGAQGLAYIKNSGGRTVVQDPRDAQVALMPEAALALHAPDLILSLSGIGQLLATLEPSAC, from the coding sequence ATGAACGGCGTGGACGCGGTGGTCATCGGCGCCTCGGCGGGCGGCGTCACGGCATTGTTCACGGTGCTGGGGGCGTTGCCTGCCAGTTTTGCCATTCCCGTGCTGTGCGTGCTGCACCTGCCGGACGACCGCCACAGCCAGCTGGCCGAGGTGCTGCAACGGCGCTTGCAGCGGCCGGTACGCCAGGCCTGTGACAAGGAAGCCATTGCCCCAGGGCAGATCTACGTGGCCGGGCCGGGCTATCACCTTTCGGTGGAAGCCGACTTCAGCCTGTCGCTGAGCCAGGAGGAACCGGTGCACTTCTCGCGCCCGGCCATCGATTTTCTCTTCACCTCGGCGGCCGATGCCTTTGGCCCCGGGCTGCTCGGCGTGCTGCTCACCGGTGCCAACGAAGATGGCGCCCAAGGGCTTGCCTACATCAAGAACAGCGGCGGCCGGACCGTGGTCCAGGATCCCCGCGACGCACAGGTGGCGCTGATGCCGGAGGCCGCCCTGGCCCTGCACGCGCCCGACCTTATTCTTTCTCTGAGCGGTATCGGGCAGTTGCTCGCGACCCTGGAACCCAGCGCATGCTAA
- a CDS encoding CheR family methyltransferase, producing the protein MTSERNTDIEIRLLIEAIYLKYSYDFRNYSGASIKRRVLHALRQFDCLTVSALQERVLHDPGMFMQLLQYLTIPVSEMFRDPSHFLALRQEVVPLLRTWPSIKVWIAGCSTGEEVYSMAILLREEGLLDRTIIYATDINPHSLDRAKQGIYSMQSMREYAENYRLAGGRRDFTEYYTAAYGNAIMDSSLRENVTFADHSLATDSVFSETQLVSCRNVLIYFNKALQDRALGLFHESLCHRGFLVLGSKESVDFSAYSDRFEPLVKPERIYRKS; encoded by the coding sequence TTGACTAGCGAGCGCAACACCGACATTGAGATCCGGCTGCTGATCGAGGCGATCTACCTCAAGTACAGCTACGATTTTCGCAATTATTCCGGCGCTTCGATCAAGCGCCGGGTCCTGCATGCTCTGCGCCAGTTCGACTGCCTCACGGTGTCGGCACTGCAGGAACGGGTGCTGCATGACCCGGGCATGTTCATGCAGCTGCTGCAGTACCTGACGATCCCCGTCAGCGAGATGTTCCGCGACCCCAGCCATTTCCTGGCGCTGCGCCAGGAAGTGGTGCCGCTGCTGCGCACCTGGCCTTCGATCAAGGTGTGGATTGCCGGCTGCAGCACGGGTGAAGAGGTGTACTCGATGGCCATCCTGCTGCGCGAAGAGGGCCTGCTCGATCGCACCATCATCTATGCCACCGATATCAACCCGCATTCACTGGACCGCGCCAAGCAGGGCATCTACTCGATGCAGAGCATGCGCGAGTATGCAGAAAACTACCGCCTGGCCGGTGGCCGCCGCGACTTTACCGAGTACTACACCGCGGCCTACGGCAACGCCATCATGGACAGCAGCCTGCGCGAGAATGTGACCTTCGCCGACCACAGCCTGGCCACCGACAGTGTGTTTTCCGAAACCCAGTTGGTGTCCTGCCGCAACGTGCTGATCTACTTCAACAAGGCCCTGCAGGACCGCGCCCTCGGTCTGTTCCACGAGTCCTTGTGCCACCGCGGCTTCCTGGTGCTGGGCAGCAAGGAGTCGGTGGACTTCTCGGCCTACAGTGACCGTTTCGAGCCGTTGGTCAAGCCCGAACGGATCTACCGCAAATCATGA